In Candidatus Firestonebacteria bacterium RIFOXYD2_FULL_39_29, the following are encoded in one genomic region:
- a CDS encoding rod shape-determining protein RodA, whose translation MQLLEKQSIKSLNKVVIIVIALLSIISLVMIYSATSTYESTGFRYNFFVKQAIWVIISFIMLIIVSTISYEVWIGFSPWMYYTTIGLLLILLLVGKNVFGSVRWFHLGPIAFQPSEFAKASLVLMLTKFISDNKGKIDILEGMGKTFVIIGVPMSLILLQPDLGTTLIFIPMVFFMLFISGMKKRYLFATFGLLAALAPIFYFFLMKDYQKKRITSFLNPEADPLGSGYSLIQSKIAVGSGGLFGKGLFKGTQSQLNFIPEHHTDFIFSVIGEELGFTGAIIILFLYYILIMEGIKIAIYAKDRTSTILATGIVSIFITQVFVNIGMTLGLLPVVGVPLPFLSYGGSSLLFSMFLAGILLNIHMSIKKFSS comes from the coding sequence ATGCAGCTGCTAGAAAAACAGAGCATAAAGAGCTTAAATAAAGTAGTAATTATTGTCATAGCTCTCTTAAGCATCATAAGTCTTGTTATGATCTATAGCGCGACGAGTACATATGAATCAACAGGTTTTAGATATAACTTTTTTGTAAAACAGGCAATATGGGTTATTATTTCATTTATTATGCTGATTATCGTCAGTACCATCAGCTATGAGGTTTGGATCGGGTTCTCCCCTTGGATGTATTATACAACAATAGGTCTTTTGCTGATACTGCTTCTGGTCGGAAAAAATGTTTTTGGAAGCGTCAGGTGGTTCCATCTCGGTCCTATTGCTTTTCAACCTTCCGAATTTGCCAAGGCTTCTCTTGTCTTAATGCTTACAAAATTTATTTCAGACAACAAAGGAAAGATTGATATTCTGGAAGGCATGGGTAAGACTTTTGTTATAATCGGTGTGCCGATGTCTTTAATCCTTCTTCAACCGGATCTGGGGACAACGCTTATTTTTATTCCCATGGTATTTTTCATGCTCTTTATCAGCGGAATGAAAAAACGGTATCTTTTCGCGACTTTTGGCCTTCTGGCTGCGCTTGCTCCGATATTCTATTTCTTTTTGATGAAAGATTATCAGAAAAAACGGATCACAAGCTTTTTAAACCCGGAGGCTGATCCGCTTGGAAGCGGTTATTCTCTGATTCAATCAAAGATAGCTGTTGGTTCGGGCGGACTGTTTGGTAAGGGTCTTTTTAAAGGTACTCAGTCACAGTTGAATTTTATTCCCGAACATCATACGGATTTTATTTTTTCTGTTATAGGAGAAGAGTTGGGCTTTACCGGTGCTATTATAATACTCTTTCTTTACTATATACTTATCATGGAAGGTATCAAAATTGCTATTTACGCAAAAGATAGAACGAGTACAATATTAGCCACGGGAATAGTGTCAATATTTATAACGCAGGTCTTTGTTAATATCGGAATGACACTCGGGCTGCTCCCCGTTGTCGGGGTGCCGCTCCCTTTCTTGAGCTATGGAGGTTCTTCCCTTCTTTTTTCAATGTTTTTGGCGGGAATTCTCCTGAATATACATATGTCTATTAAAAAGTTCTCATCATGA